In Penaeus monodon isolate SGIC_2016 unplaced genomic scaffold, NSTDA_Pmon_1 PmonScaffold_209, whole genome shotgun sequence, the following proteins share a genomic window:
- the LOC119570020 gene encoding uncharacterized protein LOC119570020 translates to MSVYGAPTQDEVKNPENQVVELKEARAEMILQIRFRKTLERRRQEERCDWETTQKTCGIWERKSVAKPPEGKAEKETWWWYDEVQRRISEKKEAKKKLFEDPSEENKAYYKTNKKEAKRAVGTPKARALTNSTKTLIKTEGETREKEQVGEPGEVEAIP, encoded by the exons ATGAGTGTATATGGGGCCCCAACCCAAG ACGAAGTCAAGAACCCAGAAAATCAAGTGGTGGAACTAAAAGAAGCCAGAGCAGAGATGATTTTACAGATAAGGTTTAGAAAGACCCTAGAAAGACGTAGACAGGAAGAGAGGTGTGACTGGGAAACAACGCAGAAGACATGCGGGATCTGGGAGAGAAAATCTGTGGCAAAACCTCCGGAAGGCAAAGCTGAAAAGGAGACGTGGTGGTGGTATGATGAAGTCCAGAGAAGAATTAGTGAGAAGAAGGAAGCAAAAAAGAAACTCTTTGAAGATCCATCTGAAGAGAACAAAGCTTactacaaaacaaacaagaaggaaGCTAAAAGAGCTGTGGGAACCCCAAAGGCAAGAGCATTAACCAACTCTACGAAGACCTTGATAAAAACAGAAG GGGAAACACGTGAGAAGGAACAGGTGGGGGAACCTGGTGAGGTGGAAGCCATCCCCTGA